A part of Chanos chanos chromosome 9, fChaCha1.1, whole genome shotgun sequence genomic DNA contains:
- the ocstamp gene encoding osteoclast stimulatory transmembrane protein: MEYGPPNPALFIWVILATHLEMYVISHCYSYRASVRKSLGYLWLSYSKPKPQSTGELLTLIVLCFIIAVVTDVLLFSWMSGALQYDRQKSTIAAVIYFVTVFPLSILVHPLRCSFTLMLPSLCTSQGRKLILSACITMVVLNVLPSMASNVSAFMHILKCNSENLAKSLIDSSDLLNRVKTDVISETTKVDQAQGNFVQKMRHFDQSIDVNLTEVKKKFVTVSKRFEEMFSQEKHFMEEMKLLSSRILALIFVLYLFFVSVNYLKSYLTSAKFDNVYITGQLRKVATSNGIQIEEENLENELKSTSYKMTKQELWRCLVPTLLILLYCAVTFSLVFLDYLVYSLVKQSIHLLDIPPTTVNINIQYTEPNAEVVLLLACLYLLSFIMTLLEVYARRLRRKVASGFFQNQEEKRIEYLYKKILARRSTRRQGIYSIETQQLS, from the exons ATGGAGTACGGTCCACCAAACCCTGCACTCTTCATTTGG GTAATTTTAGCAACCCACTTAGAAATGTATGTCATTTCACACTGCTATT ctTATAGGGCCTCCGTGAGAAAAAGCTTGGGGTATTTATGGTTATCTTACTCCAAGCCTAAGCCACAGAGTACAGGAGAACTACTGACCCTTATCGTCCTATGTTTCATCATTGCTGTAGTTACCGATGTCCTACTTTTCTCCTGGATGTCGGGGGCCCTTCAGTACGACAGACAAAAATCTACCATTGCCGCTGTGATCTACTTTGTGACTGTCTTCCCTCTTTCCATCTTAGTTCACCCCTTACGTTGCTCGTTCACCTTGATGTTACCCAGTTTATGCACCAGTCAAGGGCGAAAACTCATTCTCTCCGCCTGCATAACGATGGTGGTGTTAAACGTCTTGCCCAGTATGGCTTCCAATGTCAGTGCCTTTATGCACATTCTGAAATGCAATTCAGAGAACCTGGCCAAAAGTCTCATCGACTCCTCCGACTTACTCAACAGGGTCAAAaccgatgtcatctcggagacGACCAAAGTCGACCAGGCGCAAGGCAACTTTGTGCAAAAGATGAGGCATTTTGATCAGTCCATTGATGTTAATTTGACAGAAGTCAAAAAGAAGTTTGTAACCGTAAGCAAACGTTTCGAGGAAATGTTTTCCCAAGAAAAGCATTTCATGGAGGAAATGAAATTGTTGTCAAGCCGAATCCTGGCTCTCATTTTTGTCCTTTACTTATTTTTTGTATCAGTCAACTATTTGAAATCATACTTGACATCAGCCAAGTTCGACAATGTTTACATTACTGGTCAACTTAGGAAGGTAGCCACCTCAAATGGGATCCAGATTGAAGAGGAAAATTtggaaaatgaactgaagtCTACCAGctataaaatgacaaaacaggagCTGTGGAGATGTTTAGTTCCCACCCTGCTTATCCTTTTGTACTGTGCTGTGactttctctctggtttttcTGGATTATCTAGTATACTCTCTAGTAAAACAAAGTATACACCTTCTGGACATCCCTCCCACAACAGTTAATATCAATATCCAGTACACG GAACCCAATGCAGAGGTGGTGCTTTTGTTGGCCTGCCTCTACTTGCTGAGCTTCATCATGACCCTCCTGGAAGTCTATGCCAGGCGCCTCCGAAGAAAGGTCGCCTCTGGATTCTTCCAAAAccaagaggagaagaggatAGAATACCTGTACAAGAAAATTCTAGCCAGGCGATCTACGAGGCGCCAGGGCATTTACTCTATAGAAACTCAACAG CTTTCatga
- the slc13a3 gene encoding Na(+)/dicarboxylate cotransporter 3 isoform X4, with translation MEALNVFSKKLWCVRKQLILFLTPLLLLPLLFVLPVKEGKCLYVVLLMAVFWCTEALPLAVTAMLPVCLFPTMGILPSKKVCPQYFLETNFLFLSGLVMASAIEEWGLHRRIALKVLKIVGVKPAWLILGMMITTSFLSMWLSNTATTAMMLPIANAILESLFGDLQTLKENCKVKEDPEVLTVEDSRLDGVERPDQRSPEEIRKEAEYQMKVWKGFLICIPYAASIGGTATLTGTAPNLILVGQLKSYFPECDLINFGSWFIFAFPLMVIFLFVGWIWIALLYGGLNTRLCINKHDEREAAEAKAKAVIDENYKKLGPINFAEGSISFLFILFAVLLFTRDPKFVTGWAILFNKGYVSDAVTGVIIISILFFFPSECPSLRWWTNRQASNTPYVPLLSWKKAQQCVPWNIILLLGGGFAMAKGCEESGLASWIGGHLQPLAQVPPAVAVILIVAFLACFTEFASNTATIIIFLPVIAELAIRVKVNPLYFMIPATTGCSFAFMLPVSTPPNSIAFASGHLMVKDMVKTGFVMNLLGIMCVSLAMNTWAMQMFELHTYPDWAHPLNTTSTQATLPPLNSTG, from the exons ATGGAAGCACTGAACGTTTTCTCAAAGAAACTCTGGTGCGTGCGTAAACAACTCATCCTTTTCCTGACACCGCTTCTTCTGCTTCCGTTGCTATTCGTTTTACCGGTAAAG GAAGGGAAATGTCTCTATGTGGTTCTTCTTATGGCTGTATTTTGGTGCACGGAAGCGCTTCCACTGGCTGTCACCGCCATGCTACCTGTCTGCCTTTTCCCCACCATGGGCATTCTTCCCTCCAAAAAAGTCTGCCCCCAGTACTTTTTGGAGACCAATTTCCTCTTCTTAAGTGGTCTGGTGATGGCTTCGGCCATTGAGGAATGGGGACTGCACCGCAGGATCGCTCTGAAGGTGCTAAAGATTGTAGGCGTGAAGCCTGCCTG GCTGATTTTAGGGATGATGATCACTACATCCTTCCTGTCCATGTGGCTCAGTAACACAGCCACCACTGCCATGATGCTGCCCATTGCAAATGCCATTCTGGAGAGTCTTTTTGGAGACCTGCAGACCCTGAAAGAGAACTGCAAAGTCAAGGAGGATCCTGAGG taCTGACAGTGGAAGACAG TAGGCTTGATGGTGTAGAGCGACCTGACCAGAGGAGTCCTGAGGAGATCCGGAAAGAGGCAGAGTACCAGATGAAGGTGTGGAAAGGATTCCTCATTTGTATACCTTATGCAGCCAGCATCGGTGGGACAGCAACACTAACTGGAACTGCACCCAACCTCATTCTTGTCGGTCAGCTGAAGAG ctACTTCCCAGAGTGTGATCTCATCAATTTTGGCTCATGGTTTATCTTTGCCTTCCCTCTCATGGTCATTTTCCTATTTGTGGGGTGGATATGGATCGCTCTTCTTTACGGAGGACTCAACACGAG ATTATGCATAAACAAACATGATGAACGAGAAGCTGCAGAGGCCAAAGCCAAGGCAGTCATTGATGAGAACTACAAAAAACTTGGACCCATCAA TTTTGCAGAGGGATCCATCTCgttccttttcattttatttgctgtTCTACTTTTCACAAGAGATCCCAAATTTGTGACTGGTTGGGCCATACTTTTCAACAAAGG GTATGTGTCTGATGCAGTCACCGGTGTGATCATCATTTctatacttttcttttttccctctgagtgCCCGTCTCTCCGATGGTGGACTAACCGTCAGG CATCCAACACTCCATACGTCCCATTGTTATCATGGAAGAAAGCCCAGCAGTGTGTGCCCTGGAATATCATTCTGCTGCTGGGAGGAGGTTTCGCCATGGCTAAAGGCTGCGAG GAGTCTGGGTTAGCCTCATGGATTGGTGGTCACCTCCAGCCCCTGGCTCAGGTACCGCCCGCAGTGGCAGTCATACTGATTGTGGCGTTCCTGGCCTGCTTCACTGAATTTGCCAGCAACACTgccaccatcatcatcttcctcccaGTCATTGCTGAACTG GCGATACGAGTGAAGGTGAATCCTCTTTACTTCATGATCCCAGCCACCACAGGCTGCTCCTTCGCCTTTATGCTGCCCGTCTCCACTCCTCCCAACTCCATCGCTTTTGCTTCAGGACACCTCATGGTCAAAGACATG GTGAAGACTGGCTTCGTCATGAACCTATTGGGTATCATGTGTGTGTCGCTGGCCATGAACACTTGGGCCATGCAAATGTTTGAACTCCACACGTATCCAGACTGGGCTCATCCTCTTAACACCACCTCCACCCAGGCCACTCTGCCACCCCTGAACAGTACAggatag
- the slc13a3 gene encoding Na(+)/dicarboxylate cotransporter 3 isoform X3, protein MEALNVFSKKLWCVRKQLILFLTPLLLLPLLFVLPVKEGKCLYVVLLMAVFWCTEALPLAVTAMLPVCLFPTMGILPSKKVCPQYFLETNFLFLSGLVMASAIEEWGLHRRIALKVLKIVGVKPAWLILGMMITTSFLSMWLSNTATTAMMLPIANAILESLFGDLQTLKENCKVKEDPEGEVKNRSIHLILFSFHFTLNPSRLDGVERPDQRSPEEIRKEAEYQMKVWKGFLICIPYAASIGGTATLTGTAPNLILVGQLKSYFPECDLINFGSWFIFAFPLMVIFLFVGWIWIALLYGGLNTRLCINKHDEREAAEAKAKAVIDENYKKLGPINFAEGSISFLFILFAVLLFTRDPKFVTGWAILFNKGYVSDAVTGVIIISILFFFPSECPSLRWWTNRQASNTPYVPLLSWKKAQQCVPWNIILLLGGGFAMAKGCEESGLASWIGGHLQPLAQVPPAVAVILIVAFLACFTEFASNTATIIIFLPVIAELAIRVKVNPLYFMIPATTGCSFAFMLPVSTPPNSIAFASGHLMVKDMVKTGFVMNLLGIMCVSLAMNTWAMQMFELHTYPDWAHPLNTTSTQATLPPLNSTG, encoded by the exons ATGGAAGCACTGAACGTTTTCTCAAAGAAACTCTGGTGCGTGCGTAAACAACTCATCCTTTTCCTGACACCGCTTCTTCTGCTTCCGTTGCTATTCGTTTTACCGGTAAAG GAAGGGAAATGTCTCTATGTGGTTCTTCTTATGGCTGTATTTTGGTGCACGGAAGCGCTTCCACTGGCTGTCACCGCCATGCTACCTGTCTGCCTTTTCCCCACCATGGGCATTCTTCCCTCCAAAAAAGTCTGCCCCCAGTACTTTTTGGAGACCAATTTCCTCTTCTTAAGTGGTCTGGTGATGGCTTCGGCCATTGAGGAATGGGGACTGCACCGCAGGATCGCTCTGAAGGTGCTAAAGATTGTAGGCGTGAAGCCTGCCTG GCTGATTTTAGGGATGATGATCACTACATCCTTCCTGTCCATGTGGCTCAGTAACACAGCCACCACTGCCATGATGCTGCCCATTGCAAATGCCATTCTGGAGAGTCTTTTTGGAGACCTGCAGACCCTGAAAGAGAACTGCAAAGTCAAGGAGGATCCTGAGGGTGAGGTCAAAAATAG gtcaattcatttaattttattttcgtTTCATTTCACTCTTAATCCCAGTAGGCTTGATGGTGTAGAGCGACCTGACCAGAGGAGTCCTGAGGAGATCCGGAAAGAGGCAGAGTACCAGATGAAGGTGTGGAAAGGATTCCTCATTTGTATACCTTATGCAGCCAGCATCGGTGGGACAGCAACACTAACTGGAACTGCACCCAACCTCATTCTTGTCGGTCAGCTGAAGAG ctACTTCCCAGAGTGTGATCTCATCAATTTTGGCTCATGGTTTATCTTTGCCTTCCCTCTCATGGTCATTTTCCTATTTGTGGGGTGGATATGGATCGCTCTTCTTTACGGAGGACTCAACACGAG ATTATGCATAAACAAACATGATGAACGAGAAGCTGCAGAGGCCAAAGCCAAGGCAGTCATTGATGAGAACTACAAAAAACTTGGACCCATCAA TTTTGCAGAGGGATCCATCTCgttccttttcattttatttgctgtTCTACTTTTCACAAGAGATCCCAAATTTGTGACTGGTTGGGCCATACTTTTCAACAAAGG GTATGTGTCTGATGCAGTCACCGGTGTGATCATCATTTctatacttttcttttttccctctgagtgCCCGTCTCTCCGATGGTGGACTAACCGTCAGG CATCCAACACTCCATACGTCCCATTGTTATCATGGAAGAAAGCCCAGCAGTGTGTGCCCTGGAATATCATTCTGCTGCTGGGAGGAGGTTTCGCCATGGCTAAAGGCTGCGAG GAGTCTGGGTTAGCCTCATGGATTGGTGGTCACCTCCAGCCCCTGGCTCAGGTACCGCCCGCAGTGGCAGTCATACTGATTGTGGCGTTCCTGGCCTGCTTCACTGAATTTGCCAGCAACACTgccaccatcatcatcttcctcccaGTCATTGCTGAACTG GCGATACGAGTGAAGGTGAATCCTCTTTACTTCATGATCCCAGCCACCACAGGCTGCTCCTTCGCCTTTATGCTGCCCGTCTCCACTCCTCCCAACTCCATCGCTTTTGCTTCAGGACACCTCATGGTCAAAGACATG GTGAAGACTGGCTTCGTCATGAACCTATTGGGTATCATGTGTGTGTCGCTGGCCATGAACACTTGGGCCATGCAAATGTTTGAACTCCACACGTATCCAGACTGGGCTCATCCTCTTAACACCACCTCCACCCAGGCCACTCTGCCACCCCTGAACAGTACAggatag
- the slc13a3 gene encoding Na(+)/dicarboxylate cotransporter 3 isoform X1 translates to MEALNVFSKKLWCVRKQLILFLTPLLLLPLLFVLPVKEGKCLYVVLLMAVFWCTEALPLAVTAMLPVCLFPTMGILPSKKVCPQYFLETNFLFLSGLVMASAIEEWGLHRRIALKVLKIVGVKPAWLILGMMITTSFLSMWLSNTATTAMMLPIANAILESLFGDLQTLKENCKVKEDPEGQSQVKMHVLPSEKQVLTVEDSRLDGVERPDQRSPEEIRKEAEYQMKVWKGFLICIPYAASIGGTATLTGTAPNLILVGQLKSYFPECDLINFGSWFIFAFPLMVIFLFVGWIWIALLYGGLNTRLCINKHDEREAAEAKAKAVIDENYKKLGPINFAEGSISFLFILFAVLLFTRDPKFVTGWAILFNKGYVSDAVTGVIIISILFFFPSECPSLRWWTNRQASNTPYVPLLSWKKAQQCVPWNIILLLGGGFAMAKGCEESGLASWIGGHLQPLAQVPPAVAVILIVAFLACFTEFASNTATIIIFLPVIAELAIRVKVNPLYFMIPATTGCSFAFMLPVSTPPNSIAFASGHLMVKDMVKTGFVMNLLGIMCVSLAMNTWAMQMFELHTYPDWAHPLNTTSTQATLPPLNSTG, encoded by the exons ATGGAAGCACTGAACGTTTTCTCAAAGAAACTCTGGTGCGTGCGTAAACAACTCATCCTTTTCCTGACACCGCTTCTTCTGCTTCCGTTGCTATTCGTTTTACCGGTAAAG GAAGGGAAATGTCTCTATGTGGTTCTTCTTATGGCTGTATTTTGGTGCACGGAAGCGCTTCCACTGGCTGTCACCGCCATGCTACCTGTCTGCCTTTTCCCCACCATGGGCATTCTTCCCTCCAAAAAAGTCTGCCCCCAGTACTTTTTGGAGACCAATTTCCTCTTCTTAAGTGGTCTGGTGATGGCTTCGGCCATTGAGGAATGGGGACTGCACCGCAGGATCGCTCTGAAGGTGCTAAAGATTGTAGGCGTGAAGCCTGCCTG GCTGATTTTAGGGATGATGATCACTACATCCTTCCTGTCCATGTGGCTCAGTAACACAGCCACCACTGCCATGATGCTGCCCATTGCAAATGCCATTCTGGAGAGTCTTTTTGGAGACCTGCAGACCCTGAAAGAGAACTGCAAAGTCAAGGAGGATCCTGAGG GTCAATCTCAAGTAAAGATGCATGTTCTtccctctgaaaaacaagtaCTGACAGTGGAAGACAG TAGGCTTGATGGTGTAGAGCGACCTGACCAGAGGAGTCCTGAGGAGATCCGGAAAGAGGCAGAGTACCAGATGAAGGTGTGGAAAGGATTCCTCATTTGTATACCTTATGCAGCCAGCATCGGTGGGACAGCAACACTAACTGGAACTGCACCCAACCTCATTCTTGTCGGTCAGCTGAAGAG ctACTTCCCAGAGTGTGATCTCATCAATTTTGGCTCATGGTTTATCTTTGCCTTCCCTCTCATGGTCATTTTCCTATTTGTGGGGTGGATATGGATCGCTCTTCTTTACGGAGGACTCAACACGAG ATTATGCATAAACAAACATGATGAACGAGAAGCTGCAGAGGCCAAAGCCAAGGCAGTCATTGATGAGAACTACAAAAAACTTGGACCCATCAA TTTTGCAGAGGGATCCATCTCgttccttttcattttatttgctgtTCTACTTTTCACAAGAGATCCCAAATTTGTGACTGGTTGGGCCATACTTTTCAACAAAGG GTATGTGTCTGATGCAGTCACCGGTGTGATCATCATTTctatacttttcttttttccctctgagtgCCCGTCTCTCCGATGGTGGACTAACCGTCAGG CATCCAACACTCCATACGTCCCATTGTTATCATGGAAGAAAGCCCAGCAGTGTGTGCCCTGGAATATCATTCTGCTGCTGGGAGGAGGTTTCGCCATGGCTAAAGGCTGCGAG GAGTCTGGGTTAGCCTCATGGATTGGTGGTCACCTCCAGCCCCTGGCTCAGGTACCGCCCGCAGTGGCAGTCATACTGATTGTGGCGTTCCTGGCCTGCTTCACTGAATTTGCCAGCAACACTgccaccatcatcatcttcctcccaGTCATTGCTGAACTG GCGATACGAGTGAAGGTGAATCCTCTTTACTTCATGATCCCAGCCACCACAGGCTGCTCCTTCGCCTTTATGCTGCCCGTCTCCACTCCTCCCAACTCCATCGCTTTTGCTTCAGGACACCTCATGGTCAAAGACATG GTGAAGACTGGCTTCGTCATGAACCTATTGGGTATCATGTGTGTGTCGCTGGCCATGAACACTTGGGCCATGCAAATGTTTGAACTCCACACGTATCCAGACTGGGCTCATCCTCTTAACACCACCTCCACCCAGGCCACTCTGCCACCCCTGAACAGTACAggatag
- the slc13a3 gene encoding Na(+)/dicarboxylate cotransporter 3 isoform X2: protein MEALNVFSKKLWCVRKQLILFLTPLLLLPLLFVLPVKEGKCLYVVLLMAVFWCTEALPLAVTAMLPVCLFPTMGILPSKKVCPQYFLETNFLFLSGLVMASAIEEWGLHRRIALKVLKIVGVKPAWLILGMMITTSFLSMWLSNTATTAMMLPIANAILESLFGDLQTLKENCKVKEDPEGQSQVKMHVLPSEKQVLTVEDRLDGVERPDQRSPEEIRKEAEYQMKVWKGFLICIPYAASIGGTATLTGTAPNLILVGQLKSYFPECDLINFGSWFIFAFPLMVIFLFVGWIWIALLYGGLNTRLCINKHDEREAAEAKAKAVIDENYKKLGPINFAEGSISFLFILFAVLLFTRDPKFVTGWAILFNKGYVSDAVTGVIIISILFFFPSECPSLRWWTNRQASNTPYVPLLSWKKAQQCVPWNIILLLGGGFAMAKGCEESGLASWIGGHLQPLAQVPPAVAVILIVAFLACFTEFASNTATIIIFLPVIAELAIRVKVNPLYFMIPATTGCSFAFMLPVSTPPNSIAFASGHLMVKDMVKTGFVMNLLGIMCVSLAMNTWAMQMFELHTYPDWAHPLNTTSTQATLPPLNSTG, encoded by the exons ATGGAAGCACTGAACGTTTTCTCAAAGAAACTCTGGTGCGTGCGTAAACAACTCATCCTTTTCCTGACACCGCTTCTTCTGCTTCCGTTGCTATTCGTTTTACCGGTAAAG GAAGGGAAATGTCTCTATGTGGTTCTTCTTATGGCTGTATTTTGGTGCACGGAAGCGCTTCCACTGGCTGTCACCGCCATGCTACCTGTCTGCCTTTTCCCCACCATGGGCATTCTTCCCTCCAAAAAAGTCTGCCCCCAGTACTTTTTGGAGACCAATTTCCTCTTCTTAAGTGGTCTGGTGATGGCTTCGGCCATTGAGGAATGGGGACTGCACCGCAGGATCGCTCTGAAGGTGCTAAAGATTGTAGGCGTGAAGCCTGCCTG GCTGATTTTAGGGATGATGATCACTACATCCTTCCTGTCCATGTGGCTCAGTAACACAGCCACCACTGCCATGATGCTGCCCATTGCAAATGCCATTCTGGAGAGTCTTTTTGGAGACCTGCAGACCCTGAAAGAGAACTGCAAAGTCAAGGAGGATCCTGAGG GTCAATCTCAAGTAAAGATGCATGTTCTtccctctgaaaaacaagtaCTGACAGTGGAAGACAG GCTTGATGGTGTAGAGCGACCTGACCAGAGGAGTCCTGAGGAGATCCGGAAAGAGGCAGAGTACCAGATGAAGGTGTGGAAAGGATTCCTCATTTGTATACCTTATGCAGCCAGCATCGGTGGGACAGCAACACTAACTGGAACTGCACCCAACCTCATTCTTGTCGGTCAGCTGAAGAG ctACTTCCCAGAGTGTGATCTCATCAATTTTGGCTCATGGTTTATCTTTGCCTTCCCTCTCATGGTCATTTTCCTATTTGTGGGGTGGATATGGATCGCTCTTCTTTACGGAGGACTCAACACGAG ATTATGCATAAACAAACATGATGAACGAGAAGCTGCAGAGGCCAAAGCCAAGGCAGTCATTGATGAGAACTACAAAAAACTTGGACCCATCAA TTTTGCAGAGGGATCCATCTCgttccttttcattttatttgctgtTCTACTTTTCACAAGAGATCCCAAATTTGTGACTGGTTGGGCCATACTTTTCAACAAAGG GTATGTGTCTGATGCAGTCACCGGTGTGATCATCATTTctatacttttcttttttccctctgagtgCCCGTCTCTCCGATGGTGGACTAACCGTCAGG CATCCAACACTCCATACGTCCCATTGTTATCATGGAAGAAAGCCCAGCAGTGTGTGCCCTGGAATATCATTCTGCTGCTGGGAGGAGGTTTCGCCATGGCTAAAGGCTGCGAG GAGTCTGGGTTAGCCTCATGGATTGGTGGTCACCTCCAGCCCCTGGCTCAGGTACCGCCCGCAGTGGCAGTCATACTGATTGTGGCGTTCCTGGCCTGCTTCACTGAATTTGCCAGCAACACTgccaccatcatcatcttcctcccaGTCATTGCTGAACTG GCGATACGAGTGAAGGTGAATCCTCTTTACTTCATGATCCCAGCCACCACAGGCTGCTCCTTCGCCTTTATGCTGCCCGTCTCCACTCCTCCCAACTCCATCGCTTTTGCTTCAGGACACCTCATGGTCAAAGACATG GTGAAGACTGGCTTCGTCATGAACCTATTGGGTATCATGTGTGTGTCGCTGGCCATGAACACTTGGGCCATGCAAATGTTTGAACTCCACACGTATCCAGACTGGGCTCATCCTCTTAACACCACCTCCACCCAGGCCACTCTGCCACCCCTGAACAGTACAggatag